Below is a window of Planktothrix tepida PCC 9214 DNA.
CCGGAACATTTAACGAATTTGCTAACGCGACTCGCACCCGTACTGGGCCTAAAAAAGTTTCACTATAATCCGTTGGACTGTAAAGCTTTGCCCCCGGAATTGCATAATAAGTCGGAACATCTGCTAAAATTGTATAGGGTTGAATTATCCCTTCTGCTAACGCTAATTCATATAAAAAAGGTTTCAACGTTGAGCCGGGTTGTCGCAACGCTTGAACGCCATCATTTCGCCCTAATTGATCGCTATTAAAATAATCGGGAGAACCGACATAAGCTAAGACTTCTCCGGTATTATTATCAAGGACAATAGCAGCAGCATGATGAACGTTATGGTCTTTTAAACTACTCAAAATTTGCTGAATTTGGGCTTCAATAAATTGTTGTAACGGACGATCTATTGTGGTTTTGATATTATGGATTGACTTTTCTACCTTGTGAGTCATAACCTCGGAATTTGTTAATTGTTCCGTTAGCCAAAATAGAAAATGAGGTGCGGCGATAATTCCTTGTTGTTGGGGTTGAAAGGCTAATTTTTCTTGATAGGCGCGTTCCGCTTGAATAGAAGTAATATATCCATCTTCAACCATACGCTTTAATACATAATTTTGACGTTTTTTTAACGCAGATAAATTATGGTATGGATTTAGATCTGTGGGGTCATTTGGAAGGGCTGCTAATAAACTAGCTTGGGCTAAATTTAACTCCGATGCTGAGGTATTAAAATAGATTTTTGCAGCCGCTTCAACACCATACAAATTCCCCCCCATCGGTAAACGATTAATATAAGCTTCTAATATTTCCTGTTGATTCATTCCGGCGGTCAGTCGCCAAGATAACCAAATTTCACTAAACTTATTCGGTAATGTGCGGGGTGCAGGTTCTAATAACCTGGCTAATTGCATCGTAATGGTAGACGCACCGCTAACAATTTGTTTGGCTTGAAATGCTTCTAAAATAGAGCGAATCAGAGCAATAGAATCAACCGCCCCATGTTGATAATAGCGTTTATCTTCGGCGGCAATAATCCCGTTAATAAAATCCGGTGAAACTTGACTTAAACGAACAATTGCGGTATGATTTTGATTAGAACTCAGAACAGTTCCTAAAGGTAAATTATTGCGATCGCTAAATTCAAAAGCCACATCTTTTTGTTGAATATCTTCTGCATGAATCGGCGCAAGATAAGGAAGCGATCGCACCATTCCCCCGAAACACAATATTAATAGACTTGTTCGGATCGCTGGATGTCGAAAACAATACAAAATTTGGGGTGGAATTCTGTTCATCTTTCAGCCTCATCATGGATGATTATGATTAATATTGGCAGTGCAATTGTTTGATAATCTGGAAATTAATCAAAGTCTTAACAACTGACTGAATTGTTCTACACTTGAATATTGTTTATTTACGGATTAAAATCTATCCTAGAGTAGCGACTTAGCTTGATCATTCGCTGAGAGATGCAACCTGAGCCTGAAACGGTTCCCAATTATGTTTTACAATAACCGTATTCAAAGCCCACGTCTTTCAAGCGTGGGATGTAGAATACCCGCCTTTAGGCGGAGTGAAGGCTAGTGAGAGTTTTGGTTAGCAATATACTTTTTGATAGTTTCACTAGAAACAGAACCAGCCGTCCCACAATAATAGCTTCGACTCCACAAAGAAGGTAGTTTAAGTAAATGAGGAAATTCTTTTCTTAATATTCTTGATGATGCCCCTTTGATTCTGAACATAATTTGATGTGGAGCAATCAAAGGGTGACAACTAATAAATAAATGCACATGATCAGGCATTATCTCCAGAGCTAGGACATCACATTCTAGCTCTTTTGCTTTTTGGTAGATAATTTCCTCTAATCTTCTGCTCACTCCGTTAACCAACACCCTTTTCCTCCTTTTTGGGCAAAAGACAAAATGATAGTTGATCAGACTAACTGATGTGTTTTTTCTTCTATATTGATTTTCTGTCATTGTCGATACACACGATTCATCAACCTTATGTTATCATGGATGACATGACAAAAATAACTCGGACGATTAAATTGAAATTCGTGGATCTCAACCGTTGTAAAGCTCAGGTGTTTGAGCAAATGACGGCAGAAAACACACGGGTTGCCAACAAGCTGTTGTCATTGCCGATTAAAGAACGGCGTAAAATGACAACAGCTAAAATTATGTCCGAGTTAAAATCTGCCCTTGTTAACCAAGTAATCCGACATACCACATCACCCACAGGTCGTAAAACCAAACAATATAAAGTTCTTCCTGTGGAAGTTAACAACCAAAACTGGAAGTTAACCCTAAAAGGGAATACTTATTCAATTAGTTTTCCAACCCTTAAAGGTGAAAAAAGAATTCCCATTGAAGTTGCATCTCCCCATTGGCAACCTGTTTTAGACGGATTGTTAGAGGGAACAATTCAAGGGGGTTCTTTTAAATTAATTAAACATCGAAATAAGTGGTATGCCTATCTGTCAATTACTGAGGATGTTCCAGAAGTTAAGACGGAGAAAAGATTAGGATGTGACCGAGGACAGAATAATTTAGCGGTAGTTGCACCTAAACAGGGTTTTGGTAAGTTCTTTAATGGTCAAAGCGTTAAGCATCGGAGACGTTATTTTCAACAACGAAGAAAACAACTTCAAGAAGCTAAAAAGTTTCGAGCATTAAAGAAATGGGACAAAAAAGAACGACGATGGATGGATGCAATCAATCATACAATCAGCCGTCGAATTGTTCGTTTTGCCGAATACCATAATGCTGATGTTGTTATTGAGGATTTAGAAGGATGTCGAAGCACAATGAAACAGAGCCAAAAATCTCGTTCTGATTCCGGTGAATCTCGACATAATTGGTCTTATTATTCTTTGGAACAGAAACTTAATTATAAGTTGGCTCTTAAAGGATTGAAATTAATTAAAAGACCTGCGCCATACACTTCCAAATCCTGTTCAACCTGTGGTTTTATTGGTAAAAGAAATCGACATGATTTCAATTGCCCTAATGGTCACTACCATAACTCTGATTTGAATGCTGCGAAAAACCTAGCTCAATGGGACGGTTTTTCTTGTCAGTTAGACCTACAGAGAGATGCTTCTGTAATGGATTCATCCGGTTTAACTGATGGGGTGCTTGGCACACCCCTGAACTCGGTGAATACAGTCAAACAAGAGTATATTCAACTGTCTCTGCTTGACTGGACTAGATACGAGAATCCCACCCCTTTAGCGTAGCGCAGGGGTGGGAGTGTCAAAATTTGAGTATTAGGGTTTAATAAAGTAACAGAGTGTTGAGAGAAAAATAATGTTCAACCGGAAACGCTTTTTGGGATTATTTCTAACGATTGTTTTGGTGATGATAGGGTTCAAAACCTTTGCGGAAACACCACCCCACGATTATTTTCCTTTACCTGTGGGGGGAATCTGGGAATACCAAGCAAAAACGGCTGATGGGAAGCAATCTAAACTAACTGTTAAAGTTGAAGGTTTAGAAACTCAAACCGATGGAACAACGCTTTATAAAACCGAAAATAATTTAGGGTTTGCACCGTTTTATATTTGGTATGCTAAACCCAGTGGACTCGTAAAAGAATATCGACAACTGTATACCTTTGGGGGAAATAACACAGAATATCGCTTAGAACCGCCAAAAACGATTCTCAAAAATCCTCCTTCTCCTGGGGAGACTTGGACTTGGGAAGGTCAAGAAATTGCGGTGATGACCACAGAAGTAAAAGAAAATTATGAAGTTGTTGGAACGGAGGATATTGAAGTTCCCGCCGGAAAATTTTCAACGTTTAAACTCGAAATTAATGGAACAAAAGCCGGAACACCCTTTAAAAAAGTGGTGTGGTATGGAAATTTGATTGGGCCAATTAAATGGCAAATTTTTGATGATAAAGGAGCCTTAAAAACAACAACAGAACTTGAAAAATACACCTTTCCTCCTAATTAAATTAAGAGAAAACTGATTTTTCAAAACTTATTTAAAATTAGCTAGTTGCTGATGGGAGAAGTTAAAGGGGATGTAGGAATATTAGATTCTGTTCCATAGTTAGGCGTTGAAGTCATCGGGGTTGTTTCTTCAGAAGAAACGGGATATTGGGGTTCTACAGGAACCGTGGGTTCAGAATAAGAATTAGGAACAGGTTCTTCTGGTAATAAACCTCCCCCGCCCCCCGGTGTCGTCTCCGTTGGTAACGTCCCATTCCCATCTTGAGAATAATTGGATTCTGGCTCTGTAGAAGGTGAAATTGTTGAATCATTATCACCGGAATAGTTTGTTACAGGAGCCGAAGCCGAGGAGT
It encodes the following:
- a CDS encoding RNA-guided endonuclease InsQ/TnpB family protein, with product MDDMTKITRTIKLKFVDLNRCKAQVFEQMTAENTRVANKLLSLPIKERRKMTTAKIMSELKSALVNQVIRHTTSPTGRKTKQYKVLPVEVNNQNWKLTLKGNTYSISFPTLKGEKRIPIEVASPHWQPVLDGLLEGTIQGGSFKLIKHRNKWYAYLSITEDVPEVKTEKRLGCDRGQNNLAVVAPKQGFGKFFNGQSVKHRRRYFQQRRKQLQEAKKFRALKKWDKKERRWMDAINHTISRRIVRFAEYHNADVVIEDLEGCRSTMKQSQKSRSDSGESRHNWSYYSLEQKLNYKLALKGLKLIKRPAPYTSKSCSTCGFIGKRNRHDFNCPNGHYHNSDLNAAKNLAQWDGFSCQLDLQRDASVMDSSGLTDGVLGTPLNSVNTVKQEYIQLSLLDWTRYENPTPLA
- the tnpA gene encoding IS200/IS605 family transposase → MTENQYRRKNTSVSLINYHFVFCPKRRKRVLVNGVSRRLEEIIYQKAKELECDVLALEIMPDHVHLFISCHPLIAPHQIMFRIKGASSRILRKEFPHLLKLPSLWSRSYYCGTAGSVSSETIKKYIANQNSH
- the pbpC gene encoding penicillin-binding protein 1C is translated as MNRIPPQILYCFRHPAIRTSLLILCFGGMVRSLPYLAPIHAEDIQQKDVAFEFSDRNNLPLGTVLSSNQNHTAIVRLSQVSPDFINGIIAAEDKRYYQHGAVDSIALIRSILEAFQAKQIVSGASTITMQLARLLEPAPRTLPNKFSEIWLSWRLTAGMNQQEILEAYINRLPMGGNLYGVEAAAKIYFNTSASELNLAQASLLAALPNDPTDLNPYHNLSALKKRQNYVLKRMVEDGYITSIQAERAYQEKLAFQPQQQGIIAAPHFLFWLTEQLTNSEVMTHKVEKSIHNIKTTIDRPLQQFIEAQIQQILSSLKDHNVHHAAAIVLDNNTGEVLAYVGSPDYFNSDQLGRNDGVQALRQPGSTLKPFLYELALAEGIIQPYTILADVPTYYAIPGAKLYSPTDYSETFLGPVRVRVALANSLNVPAVKVLEKVTVPVFLERLKQLGFQHLTHSHNYYGLGLTLGSGEVSLWELAQAYLIMANQGKIIKPNVMLSRIKPQNNNSQSIDTVVTWQLITNILSDAHARSHSFGIDSVLNLPFPVAVKTGTSSNYRDTWTVGFTTDYTVATWVGNFDGEGMQNVSGVTGAAPLWNRILLHLHETKEPGNFPKPEGLVELPICATTGLRPTEDCSGGTVLEYFNPKAIPEYYKNSPQFALNSEYNEWLSRQPHPQLTQHQLKIISPQPDDYFVMNSGDASQLEFKIINPSQESVEWWLNGNKLKVQSANSLFWQLQPGQWTLTVKQGTQQNTVQFQVQIADKKPYRRGFSVVNTNK
- a CDS encoding TapB family protein, translating into MFNRKRFLGLFLTIVLVMIGFKTFAETPPHDYFPLPVGGIWEYQAKTADGKQSKLTVKVEGLETQTDGTTLYKTENNLGFAPFYIWYAKPSGLVKEYRQLYTFGGNNTEYRLEPPKTILKNPPSPGETWTWEGQEIAVMTTEVKENYEVVGTEDIEVPAGKFSTFKLEINGTKAGTPFKKVVWYGNLIGPIKWQIFDDKGALKTTTELEKYTFPPN